Genomic DNA from Nicotiana tabacum cultivar K326 chromosome 21, ASM71507v2, whole genome shotgun sequence:
AATGGTCTAAGAGCAGTGCCGGGGTGCAGGGGTTAAAGGGAGAGGGTTAAAGGGGCAGGGAGGTTTATTAATTAGCCACTTGTGGGACATGTGACACATTTTGGTGCTAAACAGAGTaattagatattaattaaaaaaagagaTTAATCAACTGTTAGCAAATAAGGGTAGATATAGTCCAAAAGTTTAACGGTGAGGGCATCAGTGAGCCAAACTTCAAACCGAGGGTAAATCTAGACCTTTTTGCAAAGTACAAGGGGAAATATGGAACacccccacccccccacccccaaaaaaaaaaaaaaaaaaacttaaagttCTGGGTATAATAGATGATCCTTTCCTTGGATGAGTGGATTCTTGTCAAGACACATTGTTCAACGTTGTAATAACCTGGGTTAGGCATCTGCTGTGGCGTTGTTATGCTCGTTATCAAATTTGCctttcttttgaaatcatttctgtAAGTTTTTGGAGCAACTAATTGGCGGTGGGGCCAATTCTGTTTTTATATTTGACAACTTGTGCCTTtattaatgaaaaaaaaagtttttttaatGTGGGCATGATGGTTGTAGGTTGCAACTGGAGATGGAATGGCTATGGCTCATCGAGCTCAAGCTGTAATTTCTAACATGGAGTAAGTGATCCTCAGTTGCATTGCATTCTCATTGTACAATATCTCTGCCCCTGCTTTAGTGAGTTGTGCTGTAAAATCTGCTAATCTTGATTTCATCCTTTTTTTGCCTTCTTGATTTCTGCATCTTGTTCTGCTATTCATTCAGAATTTGCACTTTTGACTAAAAATACAAGGGTGTGTTCAAAATGTTGTGCGGGATGATATTGGATATGCAACTTGAATTTTTCAGGATTAAGGGCATCAAATTTTCTTCATTGAGGGATTTAGTTGATGTAGAAAAGATTTCTAGACTAGCAGTCTGCTCTCTAATTGATGGTCCTCCTTTGATCATCTTTTGGATGGTAGACAAGTCTTTATTTGCGAGGTTGATGAAGGTTGCATTAGTAATTACAATTCTCTTCCTCGTGTTGCCAGGTTTGTGCAATTCCACCCAACCGCTTTGGCTGATGAAGGCCTTCCCATCAGACCAACAAGAACCAGAGAGAACGCTTTTTTGATAACTGAAGCTGTCAGAGGTGATGGAGGCATCCTTTACAACTTAGATATGGAGAGATTTATGCCAATGTATGATGAAAGAGCAGAGCTTGCCCCGAGAGATGTGGTAGCAAGAAGTATAGATGACCAGCTCAAAAAGCGTGGTGAAAAGTATGTTCTTCTTGATATCAGTTACAAGCCCCGAGAGAAGGTTCTTTCTCATTTTCCTAATATAGCTGCTGAGTGTCTCCGCCATGGGTTAGACATAACACAGCAGCCGATTCCAGTGGTTCCTGCTGCTCACTACATGTGTGGTGGAGTCCGTGCTGGACTCGAGGGTGAGACTAACGTGCATGGTCTTTATGTGGCAGGTGAAGTTGCATGTACTGGTTTACATGGTGCGAACCGACTTGCTAGCAACTCGTTGCTTGAAGCACTAGTGTTTGCACGAAGAGCTGTACAGCCTTCAATTGATCACATGAATGTGTCTAGAATTGATCACGGTGCTTCAAGTTGGTGGTCGCGGCCTGTAGCTCCCATGTTACTAGGAGATACAGTACATGGCAAAGTCATTCACCGGACAAGGGAAGTAAGGAAAGAACTGCAGTCAATCATGTGGGAATATGTTGGAATTGTTAGGTCTACCTCAAGACTAACCGCAGCTGAGAAGAGAATCAGAGAGTTGGAGTTGGAATGGGAAACATACCTATTTCAGCATGGCTGGGAACCAACAATGGTTGGAGTAGAGGCTTGTGAGATGAGGAATCTCTTCTGTTGTGCCAACCTGGTAGTTAACAGTGCTCTTTCTCGACACGAGAGTCGCGGTCTTCATTACACCATTGATTTTCCTCATGTTGAGGAAAGCAAAAGGTTGCCAACGATCATTTTTCCGTCACAGCGAAATAGCTCATGGAGCTCGCGGCAATTACACAGGCAGCAGATATGTTAGATGCTCTTACCTATTTGCCAATCCTTCCTGCTAAAACTTGTCAAGCGCAGTGCATGATTAGTTTTTAGGTAAAGAAGATGCTCATGGGTTATTGTCATTCTTCCCGCCATTACATTTGGGGCAATGAAAAGTCTAGATAAGAGGCATAGATTGTCCCAGTGGGCATGCcaaaatttgtagacaataaattacgtcgagaaaataaaatcaagctgaaaaatattgcaacaatcgtagtattttatttcaaatatttgagtgttacaatctgtatgaatcctctgattcttcttttcaacgGTAAATAAAAGAGCCTTtgagcttaatcttgaattttaatttattttaatccaTGTGTTTGGGGCCTAATCTTGATCTTGACGTATTTTTAATCCAAGGGCTTGcagcttgttcttgaatcttcgtcttgatcttttaatccgtagaacacttgaatgcttgtagcttttagagaaatctgcagcgtttgatccacgagctccctCTTGCtttttgttataacttctggtcccCTTTCTGGGTTGTGAAAACCCtcatttatagttgtggaagggagaagttgtgataagaacaagctctttccgaccaatcagattgaGGAGTGACAatgccgcatttgattggccagaacatgtcacttgcatatgtggcgcgatttcattggccttttaatgtgacttggcatgacttgtcattttgacacgtggcatgatcatattggctctttcgtttgacttggcgtgccacgtcatttgacatgtggcaccaaactgggcctctaggaagatgacatcttgggctcatcactttagcc
This window encodes:
- the LOC107793235 gene encoding L-aspartate oxidase 2-a, chloroplastic-like isoform X1; its protein translation is MATGIASVSGQLHLRKPVYWRSSYGKAQCHSNVILNGMQNQIPWSYWVSKFLRVHRSNYSQCQVKTNWKSHSGTINSCQRDGSTRYFDFAVIGSGIAGLRYALEVAKHGTVAVITKAEPHESNTNYAQGGVSAVLCPMDSVESHMQDTIVAGAYLCDEETVRVVCTEGPERIKELIAMGASFDHGEDGNLHLAREGGHSHRRIVHAADMTGREIERALLEAVFKHPNIHVFQHHFAIDLLTTQDGSDIVCHGVDTINTETQEVIRFISKVTLLASGGAGHTYPSTTNPPATTVYREACSRSQKALRRYEADLQRVTDERNSLTLLLGQREEEIKDLRAELAKAYRDQADLSEQVATGDGMAMAHRAQAVISNMEFVQFHPTALADEGLPIRPTRTRENAFLITEAVRGDGGILYNLDMERFMPMYDERAELAPRDVVARSIDDQLKKRGEKYVLLDISYKPREKVLSHFPNIAAECLRHGLDITQQPIPVVPAAHYMCGGVRAGLEGETNVHGLYVAGEVACTGLHGANRLASNSLLEALVFARRAVQPSIDHMNVSRIDHGASSWWSRPVAPMLLGDTVHGKVIHRTREVRKELQSIMWEYVGIVRSTSRLTAAEKRIRELELEWETYLFQHGWEPTMVGVEACEMRNLFCCANLVVNSALSRHESRGLHYTIDFPHVEESKRLPTIIFPSQRNSSWSSRQLHRQQIC
- the LOC107793235 gene encoding L-aspartate oxidase 2-a, chloroplastic-like isoform X2 codes for the protein MATGIASVSGQLHLRKPVYWRSSYGKAQCHSNVILNGMQNQIPWSYWVSKFLRVHRSNYSQCQVKTNWKSHSGTINSCQRDGSTRYFDFAVIGSGIAGLRYALEVAKHGTVAVITKAEPHESNTNYAQGGVSAVLCPMDSVESHMQDTIVAGAYLCDEETVRVVCTEGPERIKELIAMGASFDHGEDGNLHLAREGGHSHRRIVHAADMTGREIERALLEAVFKHPNIHVFQHHFAIDLLTTQDGSDIVCHGVDTINTETQEVIRFISKVTLLASGGAGHTYPSTTNPPVATGDGMAMAHRAQAVISNMEFVQFHPTALADEGLPIRPTRTRENAFLITEAVRGDGGILYNLDMERFMPMYDERAELAPRDVVARSIDDQLKKRGEKYVLLDISYKPREKVLSHFPNIAAECLRHGLDITQQPIPVVPAAHYMCGGVRAGLEGETNVHGLYVAGEVACTGLHGANRLASNSLLEALVFARRAVQPSIDHMNVSRIDHGASSWWSRPVAPMLLGDTVHGKVIHRTREVRKELQSIMWEYVGIVRSTSRLTAAEKRIRELELEWETYLFQHGWEPTMVGVEACEMRNLFCCANLVVNSALSRHESRGLHYTIDFPHVEESKRLPTIIFPSQRNSSWSSRQLHRQQIC
- the LOC107793235 gene encoding L-aspartate oxidase 2-a, chloroplastic-like isoform X3, translated to MRLRLELRIYRRKIRVESLNYRRSKTHLIGANGWVICLKGPSNPFEPKRMLQVIHFGAAAIEDSPTFPAFFAGVIREAQALGALDLDRPHDEEDPFRDLFTGIEDVAGTGDESDLFHGVRQALNQATTVYREACSRSQKALRRYEADLQRVTDERNSLTLLLGQREEEIKDLRAELAKAYRDQADLSEQVATGDGMAMAHRAQAVISNMEFVQFHPTALADEGLPIRPTRTRENAFLITEAVRGDGGILYNLDMERFMPMYDERAELAPRDVVARSIDDQLKKRGEKYVLLDISYKPREKVLSHFPNIAAECLRHGLDITQQPIPVVPAAHYMCGGVRAGLEGETNVHGLYVAGEVACTGLHGANRLASNSLLEALVFARRAVQPSIDHMNVSRIDHGASSWWSRPVAPMLLGDTVHGKVIHRTREVRKELQSIMWEYVGIVRSTSRLTAAEKRIRELELEWETYLFQHGWEPTMVGVEACEMRNLFCCANLVVNSALSRHESRGLHYTIDFPHVEESKRLPTIIFPSQRNSSWSSRQLHRQQIC